Proteins co-encoded in one Pseudophryne corroboree isolate aPseCor3 chromosome 1, aPseCor3.hap2, whole genome shotgun sequence genomic window:
- the LOC135037904 gene encoding uncharacterized protein LOC135037904, whose protein sequence is MIYMHSPILPEEESEDGEWPETPPLPSTPVEEVDLQGLQEGEGQTWSPGPPSTPATTTTRPPTHPLHDAGTSVPSIIPPQPESGNPPPPELRRLMSVANTLFAYIYRSL, encoded by the exons ATGATTTACA TGCATTCCCCCATACTACCAGAGGAGGAATCTGAGGATGGGGAGTGGCCTGAGACTCCTCCACTACCAT CAACGCCTGTAGAAGAGGTAGACCTCCAAG GCCTCCAGGAGGGCGAGGGCCAAACATGGTCTCCAGGACCCCCCAGCACTCCCGCTACTACCACCACCcgaccacccacccacccacttcaTGATGCTGGCACATCTGTACCGTCAATAA tccCGCCACAGCCAGAATCTGGCAATCCACCTCCTCCCG aactCCGAAGACTAATGTCAGTGGCAAACACCCTGTTTGCCTACATTTATCGTTCtttgtaa